Proteins encoded within one genomic window of Maylandia zebra isolate NMK-2024a unplaced genomic scaffold, Mzebra_GT3a scaffold12, whole genome shotgun sequence:
- the LOC101467090 gene encoding PC-esterase domain-containing protein 1A isoform X2, which translates to MREIMKSVSHLQASQLLHNKFMVVLGDSIQRAVYKDLVLLVQKEKYLSLRQLRSKGEMSFEQDCLVEGGCLGQMHNGTEYKEVRQFQSAHHLVRFYLVTRICSRYMKSILEDFRHGLKPDVVFVNSCVWDISRYSCSWVDDYKENLHRFFDELREALPEETLVVWNLTMPLGERIKGGFLVPEHAAEAWGVILPCPVTVYDHTEVAEEQPTYNSAYSSYSSCSSSTTFFITVLPERINIFRNTLI; encoded by the exons ATG CGGGAGATCATGAAGAGTGTGAGCCACCTGCAGGCCAGCCAGCTGCTCCATAACAAGTTCATGGTGGTGTTGGGAGACTCCA TTCAGCGGGCAGTGTACAAGGATCTTGTTCTGCTGGTACAAAAAGAGAAATATCTTTCCTTGAGACAACTGCGGAGCAAG GGTGAGATGAGCTTCGAACAGGACTGCCTGGTGGAAGGGGGCTGTCTGGGTCAAATGCACAACGGCACAGAGTACAAGGAAGTTCGACAGTTTCAGTCCGCCCACCATCTGGTCCGTTTTTACTTAGTGACGCGTATCTGTTCTCGCTACATGAAGAGCATCCTGGAGGACTTCCGCCATGGTTTGAAACCAGATGTGGTTTTTGTTAACTCCTGTGTTTGGGATATTTCAAG ATACAGTTGCAGCTGGGTTGATGACTACAAGGAGAACCTTCATAGGTTCTTCGACGAGCTGCGTGAGGCTCTGCCAGAGGAAACGCTGGTTGTGTGGAACCTCACCATGCCCTTAGGAGAGAGGATCAAAGGCGGTTTCCTGGTGCCTGAG CACGCTGCAGAGGCCTGGGGTGTGATATTGCCCTGTCCTGTGACTGTCTATG ATCACACGGAGGTTGCTGAGGAACAGCCAACCTATAACAGTGCCTATTCATCCTATTCATCCTGCTCCAGTTCCACCACCTTCTTCATCACGGTACTACCTGAACGGATAAATATATTTAGAAATACTTTAATTTGA
- the LOC101467090 gene encoding PC-esterase domain-containing protein 1A isoform X1: protein MREIMKSVSHLQASQLLHNKFMVVLGDSIQRAVYKDLVLLVQKEKYLSLRQLRSKGEMSFEQDCLVEGGCLGQMHNGTEYKEVRQFQSAHHLVRFYLVTRICSRYMKSILEDFRHGLKPDVVFVNSCVWDISRYSCSWVDDYKENLHRFFDELREALPEETLVVWNLTMPLGERIKGGFLVPEHAAEAWGVILPCPVTVYGERKSGVAHHTEVAEEQPTYNSAYSSYSSCSSSTTFFITVLPERINIFRNTLI, encoded by the exons ATG CGGGAGATCATGAAGAGTGTGAGCCACCTGCAGGCCAGCCAGCTGCTCCATAACAAGTTCATGGTGGTGTTGGGAGACTCCA TTCAGCGGGCAGTGTACAAGGATCTTGTTCTGCTGGTACAAAAAGAGAAATATCTTTCCTTGAGACAACTGCGGAGCAAG GGTGAGATGAGCTTCGAACAGGACTGCCTGGTGGAAGGGGGCTGTCTGGGTCAAATGCACAACGGCACAGAGTACAAGGAAGTTCGACAGTTTCAGTCCGCCCACCATCTGGTCCGTTTTTACTTAGTGACGCGTATCTGTTCTCGCTACATGAAGAGCATCCTGGAGGACTTCCGCCATGGTTTGAAACCAGATGTGGTTTTTGTTAACTCCTGTGTTTGGGATATTTCAAG ATACAGTTGCAGCTGGGTTGATGACTACAAGGAGAACCTTCATAGGTTCTTCGACGAGCTGCGTGAGGCTCTGCCAGAGGAAACGCTGGTTGTGTGGAACCTCACCATGCCCTTAGGAGAGAGGATCAAAGGCGGTTTCCTGGTGCCTGAG CACGCTGCAGAGGCCTGGGGTGTGATATTGCCCTGTCCTGTGACTGTCTATGGTGAAAGGAAGTCAGGAGTCGCAC ATCACACGGAGGTTGCTGAGGAACAGCCAACCTATAACAGTGCCTATTCATCCTATTCATCCTGCTCCAGTTCCACCACCTTCTTCATCACGGTACTACCTGAACGGATAAATATATTTAGAAATACTTTAATTTGA
- the LOC101467090 gene encoding PC-esterase domain-containing protein 1A isoform X3, which translates to MREIMKSVSHLQASQLLHNKFMVVLGDSIQRAVYKDLVLLVQKEKYLSLRQLRSKGEMSFEQDCLVEGGCLGQMHNGTEYKEVRQFQSAHHLVRFYLVTRICSRYMKSILEDFRHGLKPDVVFVNSCVWDISRYSCSWVDDYKENLHRFFDELREALPEETLVVWNLTMPLGERIKGGFLVPEIEHKAPQLRYDVIEANFYSGTLADVYGMDVLDLHFQFRFSLHH; encoded by the exons ATG CGGGAGATCATGAAGAGTGTGAGCCACCTGCAGGCCAGCCAGCTGCTCCATAACAAGTTCATGGTGGTGTTGGGAGACTCCA TTCAGCGGGCAGTGTACAAGGATCTTGTTCTGCTGGTACAAAAAGAGAAATATCTTTCCTTGAGACAACTGCGGAGCAAG GGTGAGATGAGCTTCGAACAGGACTGCCTGGTGGAAGGGGGCTGTCTGGGTCAAATGCACAACGGCACAGAGTACAAGGAAGTTCGACAGTTTCAGTCCGCCCACCATCTGGTCCGTTTTTACTTAGTGACGCGTATCTGTTCTCGCTACATGAAGAGCATCCTGGAGGACTTCCGCCATGGTTTGAAACCAGATGTGGTTTTTGTTAACTCCTGTGTTTGGGATATTTCAAG ATACAGTTGCAGCTGGGTTGATGACTACAAGGAGAACCTTCATAGGTTCTTCGACGAGCTGCGTGAGGCTCTGCCAGAGGAAACGCTGGTTGTGTGGAACCTCACCATGCCCTTAGGAGAGAGGATCAAAGGCGGTTTCCTGGTGCCTGAG ATTGAGCACAAGGCACCCCAGTTGCGCTACGATGTGATTGAAGCCAACTTCTACAGTGGAACTCTGGCCGATGTCTATGGGATGGATGTGTTGGACCTCCATTTCCAGTTCAGATTCTCACTGCACCATTGA